Proteins encoded together in one Sphingomonas radiodurans window:
- a CDS encoding YoaK family protein, producing the protein MRRYHRRYRLLAVALAVLAGFVDALGFLSLRGMFVSFMSGNSTRLAVGAATPVHGSLFAGALIASFVVGVMAGSAAGGRGGAWRKPAVLALVTAGLVVASVVDLMIGQSTYPTLLMAFALGAANTVFQRDGEVSVGVTYMTGTLVKVGQHLMAALQGGSRFGWLPYLTLWLGLVAGAAIGAAIYPVAGLQALWIAAGFAAALGIGAVGLGPVSDGR; encoded by the coding sequence ATGCGCCGCTATCATCGCCGCTACCGACTGCTGGCGGTCGCCCTTGCGGTGCTCGCCGGGTTCGTGGACGCTCTCGGCTTCCTGAGCCTGCGTGGCATGTTCGTATCATTCATGAGCGGCAACTCGACGCGGCTGGCGGTCGGCGCAGCGACGCCGGTTCACGGCAGCCTGTTCGCCGGCGCGCTGATCGCGTCTTTCGTTGTTGGAGTGATGGCGGGGTCAGCGGCCGGGGGCAGGGGCGGCGCATGGCGCAAGCCGGCGGTTCTGGCGCTCGTTACCGCCGGGCTGGTGGTGGCGAGCGTGGTCGATCTGATGATCGGTCAGTCGACCTACCCCACCTTGCTGATGGCGTTTGCCCTGGGCGCGGCGAACACGGTGTTCCAGCGCGACGGTGAGGTGAGCGTGGGCGTGACGTATATGACGGGGACGCTCGTCAAGGTCGGGCAGCATTTGATGGCGGCATTGCAGGGCGGGTCTCGGTTTGGCTGGCTGCCGTATCTGACGTTGTGGCTGGGGCTCGTCGCTGGCGCGGCCATCGGCGCGGCGATCTATCCGGTCGCGGGGCTGCAGGCGTTGTGGATTGCGGCGGGATTTGCGGCGGCGTTGGGGATTGGGGCTGTCGGGCTTGGGCCGGTATCGGATGGGCGGTGA
- a CDS encoding Npun_F0296 family exosortase-dependent surface protein, protein MRHLLLCTAALLATAGAASAQTTQSWDYQPELPSWATVVDFDSPLPAGFSLYGGKIVQGTVPGQYAAPAGGTGKYLITEREPVRLTADKEHQSVGFLWGSIDTFNKVSLFDNFGALIASFTGGDLPPANGDQTSPESNRYVAYTLDAAQGFGGIRSLTFESFGTDFEIDNVAFGTAPGSPAPVPEPGTLGLFAIGLGALGRRVLKRRKV, encoded by the coding sequence ATGAGGCATCTTCTTCTTTGCACCGCGGCTTTGCTCGCGACGGCTGGTGCTGCGAGCGCGCAGACCACGCAGAGCTGGGACTATCAGCCCGAGCTGCCGAGCTGGGCGACCGTCGTCGACTTCGACTCGCCACTGCCGGCGGGCTTCTCGCTATATGGCGGCAAGATCGTGCAGGGCACCGTTCCGGGGCAATATGCGGCGCCGGCGGGGGGCACCGGGAAGTATCTGATCACCGAGCGCGAGCCCGTGCGGTTGACGGCGGACAAGGAACACCAGTCGGTCGGTTTCCTGTGGGGTTCGATCGACACGTTCAACAAGGTGTCGCTGTTCGACAATTTCGGCGCGCTGATCGCGAGCTTTACCGGCGGCGACCTTCCGCCGGCGAATGGCGACCAGACGTCGCCGGAGAGCAACCGTTATGTCGCGTATACGCTCGATGCGGCGCAGGGCTTCGGCGGGATCCGCAGCCTGACGTTCGAGAGCTTCGGGACCGATTTCGAGATCGACAATGTGGCGTTCGGCACTGCGCCCGGATCGCCCGCGCCCGTGCCGGAGCCGGGGACGCTCGGGCTGTTTGCGATTGGGCTCGGCGCGCTGGGGCGGCGGGTGCTGAAGCGCCGGAAAGTTTGA
- the map gene encoding type I methionyl aminopeptidase yields MTDYVTVTSDAPLARTGAIKLHGAEAFAGMHAAGRIAAETLDMVAAHMVPGVTTGEIDRLIYDFVKAKGGVPATLGYRGYTHSSCISINHVVCHGIPSEKTLKSGDIVNVDVTPIVDGWHGDSSRMYLIGDVPLKARRLVEVTYECLMIGIAQARPGNTLGDVAHAIQRHAESHRYGVVRDFCGHGLGRLFHDAPEVVHVGRPGTGPELKPGMIFTIEPMINIGRPDVKLLEDGWTAVTRDRSLSAQFEHSIGITDDGCEIFTTSPAGLHKPPYF; encoded by the coding sequence ATGACCGATTACGTCACCGTCACCAGCGACGCCCCGCTCGCCCGAACCGGCGCCATCAAGCTCCACGGTGCGGAGGCCTTCGCCGGCATGCACGCCGCCGGGCGTATCGCCGCCGAAACGCTCGACATGGTCGCCGCGCATATGGTCCCCGGTGTCACCACCGGCGAGATCGATCGGCTGATCTACGATTTCGTGAAGGCCAAGGGCGGCGTTCCCGCGACGCTCGGCTATCGCGGTTACACCCACAGCAGCTGCATCTCGATCAATCACGTCGTCTGCCACGGCATCCCGAGCGAAAAGACGCTGAAGTCGGGCGACATCGTCAACGTCGACGTCACGCCGATCGTCGACGGCTGGCACGGCGATTCATCGCGCATGTACCTGATCGGAGACGTGCCCCTGAAGGCGCGCCGTCTCGTCGAAGTCACCTACGAATGCCTGATGATCGGCATCGCGCAGGCGAGGCCCGGCAACACGCTCGGCGACGTCGCGCACGCGATCCAGCGCCACGCCGAGTCGCACCGCTACGGCGTCGTGCGCGATTTCTGCGGCCACGGCCTCGGCCGCCTGTTCCACGACGCGCCCGAGGTGGTGCACGTCGGCCGCCCCGGCACCGGGCCCGAGCTCAAGCCCGGGATGATCTTCACGATCGAGCCGATGATCAACATCGGCCGCCCCGACGTGAAGCTGCTCGAAGATGGCTGGACGGCAGTGACGCGCGACCGCTCGCTCTCGGCGCAGTTCGAACATTCGATCGGCATCACTGACGACGGCTGCGAGATCTTCACCACCTCGCCAGCAGGCCTGCACAAGCCCCCCTACTTCTGA
- a CDS encoding tetratricopeptide repeat protein, producing MPRKWIVGGLVALAATGTVAAIGLTRPAATPSTTAQQPRRELLLPPPAPATADLAQLQAATRRSPGSADAWIALGDYQLRAKAFADAIASYDKGLAIDPARSATWSALGEAHIQTQRSDTAKMPAEARAAFDKALALDPDDMRANFYAIMERDFLGQHDRAIGEWLQMLRRAPMGSDADEAIRAAMAASINRNLVQIKRAMADATRVQPQFEAPRPGN from the coding sequence ATGCCACGCAAGTGGATCGTCGGTGGATTGGTGGCGCTCGCCGCAACGGGTACGGTCGCCGCGATCGGGCTCACGCGCCCCGCCGCGACGCCCTCGACCACCGCGCAACAGCCACGCCGCGAGCTGCTGCTTCCCCCGCCCGCCCCGGCAACCGCCGATCTCGCGCAACTGCAGGCCGCGACGCGACGGTCGCCCGGTTCGGCCGACGCATGGATCGCGCTGGGCGATTATCAGCTCCGCGCCAAAGCTTTCGCCGATGCAATCGCCTCGTATGACAAAGGCCTCGCGATCGACCCCGCCCGCTCGGCGACTTGGTCCGCCCTCGGCGAGGCGCATATCCAGACGCAGCGCAGCGACACCGCGAAGATGCCCGCCGAGGCGCGCGCCGCCTTCGACAAGGCACTCGCGCTCGATCCAGACGACATGCGCGCCAATTTCTACGCCATCATGGAACGCGATTTCCTCGGCCAGCATGATCGCGCCATCGGCGAATGGCTCCAGATGCTGCGCCGCGCGCCGATGGGGTCGGACGCCGACGAGGCGATCCGCGCCGCCATGGCCGCCTCGATCAACCGCAACCTGGTGCAGATCAAGCGCGCGATGGCCGATGCGACCCGCGTCCAGCCGCAGTTCGAGGCCCCCCGCCCCGGGAACTAA
- a CDS encoding DUF4440 domain-containing protein, which yields MEDQRVWAFEESLWTGDADHYRDLIDDECVMVLPEQPFVMTGAQAIAAVADTPRWSEVAFSEQQVMRPQDGLITIAYKADATRGDDGEYVAYCTTTMRRLEHDVWRVVQHQQTVPPVVAAKA from the coding sequence ATGGAAGACCAGCGAGTTTGGGCGTTCGAGGAAAGCCTGTGGACCGGCGATGCCGATCATTATCGCGACCTGATCGACGACGAATGCGTGATGGTGCTGCCCGAGCAGCCATTCGTGATGACCGGCGCGCAGGCGATCGCGGCGGTGGCGGACACGCCGCGCTGGAGCGAGGTGGCGTTCAGCGAGCAGCAGGTGATGCGGCCGCAGGATGGGCTGATCACCATCGCCTACAAGGCCGACGCGACGCGCGGCGACGATGGCGAATATGTCGCTTATTGCACGACCACGATGCGCCGGCTGGAGCATGACGTGTGGCGTGTGGTGCAGCACCAGCAGACGGTGCCGCCGGTGGTTGCCGCCAAGGCTTGA
- a CDS encoding type II toxin-antitoxin system HicA family toxin, which produces MPDYPILSGGEIVRALERLGFVQVRQRGSHVVLRNGTIGCVVPLHREVKRGTLGGIIRQAGVTPDAFLAAVARG; this is translated from the coding sequence GTGCCTGACTATCCGATCCTGTCGGGTGGGGAGATCGTTCGCGCGCTCGAACGGTTGGGGTTCGTGCAGGTCCGGCAGCGCGGCAGCCATGTCGTGCTGCGCAACGGCACGATTGGCTGCGTCGTGCCGTTGCACCGCGAAGTGAAACGCGGCACGCTCGGCGGCATCATCCGGCAGGCGGGGGTGACGCCGGACGCTTTCCTGGCCGCCGTCGCGCGCGGCTGA
- a CDS encoding competence/damage-inducible protein A: protein MEAERIWTAALVVIGDEILSGRTQDKNVAQIAQWLNVQGIRLAEVRVVADREEAIVEAVNTLRARNDYLFTTGGIGPTHDDITVDAIAAALGVGVVHHPKAVAVLERYYATRGGATEARLRMARVPEGAGLIENRMSGAPGIRVENVFIMAGVPHITAGMLDALTGTLEGGRPVVSKQIGCWVAESEVADLLRAMEKAHAGVAIGSYPFFREGRTGANFVVRSPDAVAVDACIADLTAALEAAGHRVVAQGI from the coding sequence ATGGAAGCCGAACGCATCTGGACCGCCGCGCTCGTCGTCATCGGCGACGAGATCCTTTCAGGACGCACGCAGGACAAGAATGTCGCGCAGATCGCGCAATGGCTCAACGTCCAGGGCATCCGGCTGGCCGAGGTGCGCGTGGTGGCGGATCGCGAGGAGGCGATCGTCGAAGCGGTCAACACGCTGCGCGCGCGCAACGATTACCTGTTCACCACCGGCGGGATCGGGCCGACGCACGACGACATTACGGTCGACGCGATCGCCGCGGCGCTAGGGGTGGGCGTGGTGCATCATCCCAAGGCGGTGGCGGTGCTGGAGCGCTATTACGCAACGCGCGGCGGAGCGACCGAGGCGCGGCTGCGGATGGCACGTGTGCCCGAGGGCGCCGGGCTGATCGAGAACCGCATGTCAGGCGCGCCGGGGATCCGGGTGGAGAACGTGTTCATCATGGCGGGCGTGCCGCACATCACCGCGGGCATGCTCGATGCGCTGACCGGAACGCTCGAGGGCGGGCGGCCGGTGGTGAGCAAGCAAATCGGCTGTTGGGTGGCGGAGAGCGAGGTCGCCGATCTGCTGCGCGCGATGGAAAAGGCGCACGCCGGAGTGGCGATCGGGAGCTATCCGTTCTTCCGCGAGGGGCGGACCGGGGCGAATTTCGTGGTGCGGTCACCGGATGCGGTGGCAGTCGATGCGTGCATCGCGGATTTGACAGCGGCGCTGGAAGCCGCGGGACATCGGGTTGTGGCGCAAGGCATCTAG
- a CDS encoding SDR family oxidoreductase encodes MAGTALVVGASGIVGSATATLLANEGWSVHGLARRPTARAGIQPVAADLQDAAGTAAALADLRPDAVFITTWSRQGSEAENIRVNAAMVRNLLDALRPGGSVRHVALVTGLKHYLGPFEAYGKGTLPQTPFREEQSRLDIENFYYAQEDELFAAAARDGFGWSVHRPHTVIGHAVGNAMNMGSTLAVYASLCRETGQPFRFPGSAAQWNGLTDMTDAGQLAKHLLWATTTPEARDQAFNVVNGDVFRWSWMWSRIADWFGLEPAPFDGRVDPLEHQMQDAAPVWRALAERHGLAEPDLTRVSSAWHTDADLGRPIEVVTDMSKSRRLGFTAYQPTDDAFFALFTRLREDRLIP; translated from the coding sequence ATGGCCGGAACGGCATTGGTGGTAGGCGCGAGCGGAATCGTCGGCAGCGCGACCGCGACCCTCCTCGCGAACGAAGGCTGGAGCGTCCACGGCCTCGCCCGCCGCCCCACCGCGCGCGCTGGCATACAGCCAGTCGCCGCCGATCTGCAGGACGCCGCCGGCACTGCCGCCGCGCTCGCCGATCTGCGCCCCGATGCGGTGTTCATCACCACCTGGTCGCGGCAGGGCAGCGAAGCGGAGAACATTCGCGTCAACGCTGCAATGGTCCGCAACCTGCTCGACGCGCTCCGCCCCGGCGGCAGCGTCCGCCACGTCGCGCTCGTCACCGGCCTGAAGCACTATCTCGGCCCATTCGAGGCCTATGGCAAAGGCACGCTGCCGCAGACCCCGTTCCGCGAGGAACAGTCCCGGCTCGACATCGAGAACTTCTATTACGCGCAGGAGGACGAGCTGTTCGCCGCCGCCGCCCGCGACGGGTTCGGTTGGAGCGTCCACCGCCCGCACACTGTGATCGGCCATGCCGTCGGCAATGCGATGAACATGGGCTCGACGCTCGCCGTCTACGCCTCGCTATGCCGCGAAACGGGCCAGCCGTTCCGCTTCCCGGGTTCGGCCGCGCAGTGGAACGGCCTCACCGACATGACCGACGCCGGCCAGCTCGCCAAACACCTTCTCTGGGCGACGACCACCCCGGAAGCACGCGATCAGGCGTTCAACGTCGTCAACGGCGATGTCTTCCGCTGGAGCTGGATGTGGAGCCGCATCGCCGATTGGTTCGGCCTCGAACCCGCACCGTTCGACGGCAGGGTCGACCCGCTTGAACATCAGATGCAAGACGCTGCCCCCGTCTGGCGCGCGCTCGCCGAACGCCACGGCCTCGCCGAACCCGATCTGACCCGAGTCTCCTCCGCGTGGCACACCGACGCCGATCTCGGCCGACCGATCGAGGTCGTCACCGACATGAGCAAAAGCCGCCGCCTCGGCTTCACCGCCTACCAACCCACCGACGACGCCTTCTTCGCACTATTCACCCGCCTCCGCGAAGACCGCCTGATCCCGTAG
- a CDS encoding PQQ-dependent dehydrogenase, methanol/ethanol family has translation MRITIALAAALALTSCNVATSQDRDAATGAGKVDAALLTSGGDGRDWAMTGFNYQEQRYSPLTQINAGNVGQLGLAWYADMPDARGQEATPIVIDGKLFVTGPWSKVFAYDAGTGQKLWEFDPGIDKSKGVEACCDVVNRGVAAWKGRLYVGTIDGRLIALNAVTGKQDWSVQTTDNSKPYTITGAPRVVKGMVMIGNGGAEFGVRGYVTAYDATTGAKKWRFYTVPNPTGAKDGEASDAAMAKVSPTWSKNGQWKQSGGGGTVWDSIVYDAELDQLYLGVGNGSPWNHGLRSEGEGDNLFLSSIVALKPDTGAYVWHYQETPGETWDFTATQPINLATLAIGGQQRKVLMQAPKNGFFYVVDRTNGKLINAGQFIPGVNWATGYDMKTGRPIENPEARYYKTGKPFLATPSAIAAHNWQPMSFNPQAGLAYIPAQIVGSAYLSPSSPLDAAKPIGFNVGQDLGNAMYPRDAAAVKAATAGATGQLVAWDPVANKARWTVDYPTPWNGGTMTTAGNLVFQGTAMGEFRAYTADTGKQVFNYPVGTGIMAGASTFMIGKDQYVAVLAGRGGALPLSLGYAIGKARDVPNVPRLLVFKLGGKVALPATQTQDSTPVALPENKATPQQVAQGQALYGRYCQVCHGASAGGGGVLPNLQRSATLADADTWKSILIDGALKDQGMVSFAKVMTPEQAQLVRLYVIDEATWAQKNLGDAKAAAASPKASGAN, from the coding sequence ATGCGGATCACAATCGCGTTGGCAGCCGCGCTGGCGCTCACATCGTGCAATGTCGCCACCAGCCAGGATCGCGATGCCGCGACCGGCGCGGGCAAGGTCGATGCCGCGCTGCTCACCAGCGGCGGCGACGGCCGCGACTGGGCGATGACCGGATTCAACTATCAGGAGCAGCGCTATTCGCCGCTCACCCAGATCAACGCCGGCAACGTCGGTCAGCTCGGCCTCGCCTGGTATGCGGACATGCCCGATGCGCGCGGCCAGGAAGCCACCCCGATCGTCATCGACGGCAAGCTCTTCGTCACCGGCCCGTGGTCGAAGGTATTCGCCTATGACGCCGGCACTGGCCAAAAGCTGTGGGAATTCGATCCCGGCATCGACAAGTCGAAAGGCGTCGAGGCCTGCTGCGACGTCGTCAACCGCGGCGTCGCCGCCTGGAAGGGCCGGCTGTACGTCGGCACGATCGACGGCCGGCTGATCGCGCTCAATGCCGTGACGGGGAAGCAGGACTGGTCGGTCCAGACCACCGACAATTCCAAGCCCTACACCATCACCGGCGCGCCGCGCGTGGTGAAGGGCATGGTGATGATCGGCAACGGCGGCGCCGAGTTCGGCGTGCGCGGCTATGTCACCGCCTATGACGCGACCACCGGCGCGAAGAAGTGGCGCTTCTACACCGTCCCCAATCCCACCGGCGCGAAGGACGGCGAGGCGAGCGACGCCGCGATGGCGAAGGTCTCCCCCACCTGGTCGAAGAACGGCCAGTGGAAACAATCCGGCGGCGGCGGCACCGTGTGGGACTCGATCGTCTACGACGCGGAACTCGACCAACTCTATCTCGGCGTCGGCAATGGCTCGCCCTGGAACCACGGCCTGCGCAGCGAGGGCGAAGGCGACAACCTCTTCCTGTCGTCGATCGTCGCACTGAAGCCCGATACCGGGGCGTACGTCTGGCACTATCAGGAAACCCCCGGCGAGACGTGGGATTTCACCGCGACGCAACCGATCAACCTCGCCACACTCGCGATCGGGGGGCAGCAGCGCAAGGTGCTGATGCAGGCGCCGAAGAACGGCTTCTTCTACGTCGTCGATCGCACCAACGGAAAGCTCATCAACGCCGGCCAGTTCATTCCCGGCGTCAACTGGGCGACCGGCTATGACATGAAGACCGGCCGCCCGATCGAGAACCCCGAGGCGCGCTACTACAAGACGGGCAAGCCCTTCCTCGCCACGCCGAGCGCGATCGCCGCGCACAACTGGCAGCCGATGAGCTTCAATCCGCAGGCCGGCCTGGCGTACATCCCCGCGCAGATCGTCGGCTCGGCGTATCTCAGCCCATCCTCCCCGCTCGACGCCGCCAAGCCGATCGGCTTCAACGTCGGCCAGGATCTCGGCAACGCGATGTACCCGCGCGACGCCGCCGCGGTGAAGGCCGCCACCGCCGGCGCGACCGGCCAGTTGGTCGCCTGGGATCCGGTCGCCAACAAGGCGCGCTGGACGGTCGATTATCCAACGCCATGGAACGGCGGGACGATGACGACCGCGGGCAACCTTGTCTTCCAGGGCACGGCGATGGGCGAGTTCCGCGCCTACACCGCCGATACCGGCAAGCAGGTGTTCAATTATCCCGTCGGCACCGGCATCATGGCCGGCGCCTCCACCTTCATGATCGGCAAGGATCAATACGTCGCGGTCCTCGCCGGCCGCGGCGGCGCGCTGCCGCTGTCGCTCGGCTACGCGATCGGCAAGGCGCGCGACGTGCCCAACGTCCCCCGCCTGCTCGTGTTCAAGCTCGGCGGCAAGGTCGCGCTCCCCGCCACGCAAACACAGGATTCCACCCCCGTCGCCCTCCCCGAGAACAAGGCCACGCCGCAGCAGGTTGCGCAGGGCCAGGCGCTCTACGGCCGCTATTGTCAGGTCTGCCACGGCGCCAGCGCCGGCGGCGGCGGCGTACTCCCCAACCTCCAGCGTTCGGCCACGCTGGCCGATGCCGACACCTGGAAATCGATCCTGATCGACGGCGCGCTCAAGGATCAGGGCATGGTCAGCTTCGCCAAGGTGATGACCCCCGAACAGGCCCAACTCGTCCGCCTCTACGTGATCGACGAAGCGACCTGGGCGCAGAAGAACCTCGGCGACGCGAAGGCGGCGGCGGCTTCACCGAAGGCATCGGGAGCAAACTGA